A window from Kovacikia minuta CCNUW1 encodes these proteins:
- a CDS encoding DUF2256 domain-containing protein, protein MPRSRPKSDLPTKICPVCDRPFAWRKKWEDCWNDVKYCSERCRRRRSQASG, encoded by the coding sequence ATGCCGCGCTCTCGCCCCAAGTCTGATTTACCCACCAAGATCTGCCCTGTTTGCGATCGACCGTTCGCCTGGCGCAAAAAATGGGAAGATTGCTGGAACGATGTGAAATACTGCTCGGAGCGATGTCGGCGGCGGCGATCGCAAGCCAGTGGGTAG
- the nadC gene encoding carboxylating nicotinate-nucleotide diphosphorylase: MKSSAVLPPILVLDQLLKSWLLEDIGRGDRTTQGLTLPGDKTGRAEWVAKETGIVAGLPVAARVFQLLDPQAALIPKLNEGEVCQKGQAIAALEGSLEALLTGERTALNLAMRLSGIATMTRKYVDLIADLPAQLVDTRKTTPGLRLLEKYATQVGGAVNHRMGLDDAVMIKDNHIAAAGGIADAIAQIRDRMPYPLTIEVETENLEMVQEALKHGADIIMLDNMSIETMQQAVQLIHQTNERIKIEASGNITLETIRTIATTGVDYISSSAPVTRSTWLDLSMKMR, translated from the coding sequence ATGAAATCCTCTGCCGTATTGCCGCCAATTTTAGTGTTGGATCAACTGTTAAAAAGTTGGTTGCTGGAGGATATTGGGCGGGGCGATCGCACAACTCAGGGGCTTACGCTTCCAGGGGACAAAACTGGACGGGCAGAGTGGGTGGCAAAAGAGACTGGAATTGTTGCAGGTTTGCCTGTGGCAGCGCGGGTGTTTCAACTTCTCGACCCGCAGGCAGCCCTGATCCCAAAATTGAACGAGGGGGAGGTTTGTCAGAAGGGACAGGCGATCGCTGCATTAGAAGGTTCCCTGGAAGCCTTACTCACCGGCGAACGAACGGCGTTGAATTTAGCGATGCGGTTGAGTGGAATTGCAACAATGACCCGCAAATATGTGGATTTGATTGCGGATTTACCCGCTCAATTGGTTGATACGCGGAAAACAACACCGGGATTACGATTGTTGGAGAAGTATGCAACTCAGGTGGGAGGAGCGGTGAATCACCGGATGGGGTTGGATGATGCCGTCATGATCAAGGATAACCATATCGCAGCGGCAGGAGGGATTGCAGATGCGATCGCCCAAATTCGCGATCGCATGCCATACCCCCTCACAATTGAAGTTGAAACGGAAAATCTTGAGATGGTGCAGGAAGCCCTGAAGCATGGCGCAGACATCATTATGCTGGACAATATGTCAATTGAAACGATGCAACAAGCGGTTCAATTGATTCATCAAACAAACGAACGGATCAAGATTGAAGCGTCGGGAAATATTACCCTGGAAACCATTCGTACCATCGCCACAACCGGAGTAGACTACATTTCCAGCAGTGCTCCAGTGACGCGATCGACCTGGTTGGATTTGAGTATGAAGATGCGGTAA
- a CDS encoding serine hydrolase: MDQQKFPGQLECPPNYCRCGGSRGLSAIAWQTRQLLKGSWNGHPDSYQQPNGSQVRGNNSPSFDLISPPDKGQAQSAGSKDKSSERRLPNFWNRLFGKGSRRTPAQSKRSQNRDATRSRGETLRSNGGERQSNRVGLTNRDGATNKPKNFVKAGGEGGHGSVPARSVPARDRGSKSPSLLQPTVHRGIRDRYNQLLPHRTNGSRSGGLIPGANRLPTQAPTQFNGADSRMAAHTAKRERVVKPRSPGLSAALYAARMVILSVGVGVLAGTMLSMWDPASRSPAGASQQNKQASVAVPANAGAATSLNELPKLGQEMTPLKLALQTLLGKNAQMATGLFFLDLDKNAYVDINGEATFSSASTIKVPILVAFFQDLDAGKIRLDEPLTLRKELIGNGSGEMQYQQPGTRFTALETVTKMITISDNTATNMVIARLGGMNALNQRFKSWGLQSTTINRPLPDLQGTNTTTPRDMALLMARISQGELMSMRSRDRMLDIMRQTENRSQLPQGLGAGATIAHKTGDIGTMIGDVGLIDLPNGKRYAAVVLVKRAFNDDRAYDFVSQISRLAYQYFTRTTGTQPAVTPTIAPATPSVSPTASPLSPTGQYSPSPTGQYAPSPTGESSPTLDSSPASGNQSEESTSEESTPN, translated from the coding sequence ATGGATCAACAAAAGTTTCCAGGACAGTTGGAATGTCCCCCGAACTATTGCCGTTGCGGCGGCAGTCGCGGCTTGAGCGCGATCGCATGGCAAACGCGTCAATTGTTGAAAGGTAGCTGGAATGGGCATCCCGACAGTTATCAGCAACCGAATGGGAGTCAAGTGCGGGGGAACAATTCTCCTTCCTTTGACCTGATTTCCCCTCCAGATAAGGGACAGGCGCAGAGTGCGGGTTCAAAAGACAAATCCTCTGAGCGCCGTCTACCGAATTTTTGGAATCGGTTGTTTGGTAAAGGTTCCAGACGAACGCCTGCCCAATCAAAACGGAGTCAGAACCGGGATGCAACCAGGTCGAGGGGGGAAACTCTTCGTTCCAATGGGGGAGAACGTCAGAGTAATAGAGTTGGGTTAACGAACCGGGACGGTGCTACCAACAAACCGAAAAACTTTGTCAAAGCGGGAGGAGAAGGTGGGCATGGTTCCGTTCCTGCGCGATCGGTTCCGGCTAGGGATAGGGGGTCGAAATCGCCCAGTCTGCTGCAACCGACGGTTCATCGAGGGATTCGCGATCGCTACAACCAGCTACTTCCCCATAGAACCAATGGAAGCCGTTCAGGAGGGCTGATTCCAGGTGCGAACCGCCTGCCAACGCAGGCTCCAACCCAGTTTAATGGTGCAGACAGTCGGATGGCTGCCCACACGGCCAAACGAGAGCGGGTAGTTAAGCCCCGTTCGCCGGGTCTTTCTGCCGCTCTTTATGCTGCTCGGATGGTGATTTTGAGTGTGGGGGTAGGGGTGCTGGCAGGTACGATGCTGTCGATGTGGGACCCCGCGAGTCGATCGCCTGCAGGTGCCTCTCAACAAAACAAACAAGCCAGCGTCGCGGTTCCTGCGAATGCAGGGGCGGCAACATCGCTGAATGAGTTACCCAAACTGGGACAGGAAATGACCCCTCTGAAGTTAGCGCTTCAGACCTTACTGGGTAAGAATGCTCAAATGGCAACGGGGCTTTTTTTCCTGGATTTGGATAAAAATGCCTATGTTGATATTAATGGAGAAGCTACTTTTTCTTCGGCCAGCACCATTAAGGTGCCTATTCTGGTTGCTTTTTTCCAGGATTTGGATGCGGGCAAAATTCGGCTGGATGAACCTCTGACCTTACGGAAAGAGCTAATTGGAAACGGTTCTGGGGAAATGCAGTATCAGCAACCCGGCACGCGGTTTACAGCTCTGGAAACCGTTACCAAGATGATTACGATTAGTGACAATACGGCAACCAATATGGTTATTGCCCGCTTGGGGGGAATGAATGCCCTGAACCAACGGTTTAAATCCTGGGGTCTACAATCAACCACAATTAATCGTCCCCTGCCTGACCTGCAAGGTACGAATACAACCACTCCCAGAGACATGGCGCTGTTAATGGCACGTATTAGTCAGGGAGAGCTGATGTCGATGCGATCGCGCGATCGCATGTTGGACATCATGCGCCAAACCGAAAACCGAAGTCAACTTCCTCAAGGGTTGGGCGCAGGTGCAACCATTGCCCATAAGACCGGGGATATTGGCACGATGATCGGTGATGTGGGGTTAATCGACCTGCCTAATGGCAAGCGCTATGCCGCTGTTGTCCTGGTCAAGCGTGCGTTCAATGACGATCGGGCGTATGATTTTGTCAGCCAAATTTCCCGTCTGGCTTACCAGTACTTCACCCGAACAACAGGCACACAACCTGCTGTTACCCCAACCATCGCCCCTGCTACCCCATCAGTCAGCCCAACCGCTTCGCCGCTTAGCCCAACCGGGCAGTACTCCCCCAGTCCAACCGGGCAGTACGCTCCCAGTCCAACCGGCGAATCCTCTCCAACCCTTGATAGTTCGCCCGCTTCCGGCAACCAATCGGAGGAATCGACTTCAGAGGAATCAACACCCAACTAG
- a CDS encoding RNA methyltransferase, with product MVKTALANIRIVLVEPAGALNVGAIARAMKNMGLRTLILVAPKCDLLGPEARQMAVHAGDVLEAAGVVGTLPEALRGCRWAIATTARPRTLDITLEPPKIILPWLLEVAHHGNAALIFGPEDRGLNNRELSYAQRFLQIPTSPIYPSLNLAQAVAICCYELFQASEVRSQESAVEEDTETQGEGNTGTSSTQSSVLSPQSSASIQHSTLKTSTPHTPHPTPASLDSLEAYYQHLEAVLLKIGYLYPHTADSRMRKFRRLFNRALPSTEEVALLRGILSQIEWAIQNPRSGKEGIEESEEGK from the coding sequence ATGGTTAAAACAGCGTTGGCGAATATTCGAATTGTTTTGGTTGAGCCAGCGGGGGCGCTAAATGTAGGGGCGATCGCGCGAGCGATGAAGAATATGGGCTTGAGGACGCTGATATTGGTGGCTCCTAAGTGTGACCTTTTGGGACCAGAGGCCCGGCAGATGGCGGTGCATGCGGGTGATGTGTTGGAGGCAGCAGGGGTCGTCGGAACCTTACCTGAGGCGTTGCGTGGGTGTCGGTGGGCGATCGCCACTACTGCCCGTCCTCGCACGTTAGACATTACCCTGGAACCTCCCAAAATCATTCTTCCCTGGCTCCTGGAAGTTGCCCACCACGGAAATGCTGCCCTCATCTTTGGTCCTGAAGATCGGGGGTTAAACAATAGGGAACTTAGCTATGCCCAGCGCTTTCTCCAAATTCCCACCAGCCCCATTTACCCCTCTTTGAATCTGGCGCAGGCTGTGGCGATTTGTTGCTATGAATTATTTCAGGCGTCAGAAGTCAGGAGTCAGGAGTCAGCCGTGGAGGAAGACACGGAGACACAGGGAGAGGGAAACACGGGGACTTCCAGCACTCAGTCCTCAGTCCTCAGTCCTCAGTCCTCAGCTTCCATTCAGCATTCAACACTCAAAACTTCCACACCCCACACCCCACACCCCACACCCGCTTCTCTCGATAGTCTTGAAGCCTATTACCAGCATCTGGAAGCGGTTCTGTTGAAGATTGGCTATCTCTATCCCCACACAGCGGATAGCCGCATGAGAAAATTTCGCCGCTTGTTCAACCGGGCACTCCCTTCGACGGAAGAGGTTGCTTTGTTAAGGGGGATTTTGAGCCAGATTGAGTGGGCAATTCAGAACCCACGATCGGGGAAAGAAGGCATTGAGGAGTCAGAGGAGGGAAAATAG
- a CDS encoding Uma2 family endonuclease, producing MHGYGATTFRREAKARGLEPDECLLSRDLKELPDFAIEVNLTSGGVDKLAVYHVLDVPEVLIWQSNEFVPI from the coding sequence TTGCATGGGTATGGAGCAACCACGTTTCGGCGAGAAGCGAAGGCGAGAGGGTTGGAGCCTGACGAGTGCTTACTGTCTAGGGACTTGAAAGAACTGCCTGATTTTGCGATCGAAGTAAATTTAACCAGCGGAGGTGTAGACAAGTTAGCAGTCTACCATGTGCTCGATGTTCCTGAGGTGTTGATCTGGCAGAGCAACGAATTTGTACCAATTTAA
- a CDS encoding LptA/OstA family protein: MHSQNQPIILLPVLLSAMLSLIALPLTNGRAQAQTVSKPEITVSPNDRSSEPQIAIRSDTQQVSPDNNLITATGNVFFLAPAQQIEATAMQVQYFRNEQRVVLTGNVSLKQPDKTIKADKVTCILGTGECNVAEMTQPTPMPAQKQ; this comes from the coding sequence ATGCATAGCCAGAATCAGCCGATCATTCTCCTCCCAGTTTTGCTGTCTGCAATGCTCAGCCTGATTGCTCTGCCGCTGACGAATGGACGTGCCCAGGCTCAAACTGTTAGCAAGCCTGAAATTACTGTTAGTCCCAACGATCGCTCTAGCGAACCGCAGATTGCCATCCGCTCTGACACGCAACAGGTGTCGCCTGACAACAATCTGATTACGGCAACCGGGAATGTGTTCTTTCTTGCCCCTGCTCAGCAAATCGAGGCAACGGCAATGCAAGTTCAATATTTTAGAAACGAACAGCGCGTGGTGTTAACGGGAAATGTCTCCCTCAAGCAACCGGATAAGACCATCAAAGCTGATAAAGTTACCTGCATTCTGGGAACGGGAGAATGTAATGTTGCAGAGATGACCCAACCAACGCCCATGCCTGCCCAGAAGCAATAA
- a CDS encoding DUF4870 domain-containing protein: MYDPDKRKLLSAFCHGAIFFSPLVISIGVPIAILLVSEDPIVKENAKESINFHINLYIYGVIFGILAFLVIGIPLLIILGLVAFIMPIVAIVHTATNTDKPYRYPFIFRLL; the protein is encoded by the coding sequence ATGTACGACCCAGACAAGCGCAAACTTCTGTCAGCCTTCTGTCATGGTGCAATCTTTTTCAGTCCGCTGGTGATTTCAATTGGGGTTCCGATCGCGATTTTGCTGGTATCGGAAGATCCGATCGTAAAAGAGAATGCCAAGGAGTCGATTAACTTTCACATTAATCTGTATATCTACGGGGTTATTTTTGGCATCCTGGCATTTTTGGTGATCGGAATTCCGCTGTTGATCATCTTAGGCCTGGTGGCTTTTATCATGCCGATCGTGGCGATCGTTCATACGGCGACCAACACCGACAAGCCCTACCGCTATCCCTTCATTTTTCGGCTTCTCTAA